From Acinetobacter suaedae, one genomic window encodes:
- a CDS encoding HPP family protein — protein sequence MRSLFHGKEHLAPLPHSIDILRSLIGGTLSILILILLSKLTDNLFIMAPFGASCVILYAVSQSPLAQPRNVILGHFVSAFIGLIFLKIFGVSAISIALSVGCAIAAMQILRCVHPPAGANPLVILLTANSIQYEWSFLFFPVLLGSIALVLVAWLVNNIKTDKKWPTYGLAFIHSKKPNE from the coding sequence ATGCGATCACTATTTCATGGTAAAGAACATCTCGCTCCTTTACCTCATTCTATTGATATTTTAAGAAGCCTCATTGGTGGAACATTAAGTATTTTGATCTTAATTTTGCTCAGCAAATTAACTGATAACTTATTTATCATGGCACCTTTCGGAGCAAGCTGTGTGATCTTATATGCGGTATCACAATCCCCTCTAGCCCAACCTCGTAACGTAATTTTGGGGCATTTTGTCTCAGCATTTATTGGCTTAATCTTTTTAAAAATCTTTGGTGTTTCAGCGATAAGTATTGCATTATCTGTTGGTTGTGCGATTGCTGCCATGCAAATTTTACGTTGTGTTCATCCACCAGCTGGCGCTAATCCGTTGGTCATCTTACTCACCGCAAATAGCATCCAGTACGAATGGAGTTTTCTATTTTTTCCAGTGTTATTAGGGTCAATCGCTCTTGTCCTTGTAGCTTGGCTTGTCAATAACATTAAAACAGATAAGAAATGGCCCACCTACGGCTTAGCTTTTATCCATAGCAAAAAACCCAATGAATAA
- a CDS encoding DUF3336 domain-containing protein, whose amino-acid sequence MSNLLLGKRNTYQTYRVGVLQERLRHTSSYEEWKDVALKLDQEMGAEAWKYDNESPYFDAEILSRRHNLLRKYRTQHRTLDLMYVLREGLSYDFANIGHPMLFAETYIGTKKIIENYVEEVSECFRYLSSSECITFQLKEKIQFFEECQKAYGQPALMLSGGATLGLFHTGVCKALLERDLLPKVISGSSAGAIMTGMLGVSLPDQIPELLTGEHFFHKAFRFRNIMELIKGRGGIADVMYLKKFLVQNLGDVTFAEAYQRSGLHINIAVAPYNTAQNPRILNALTAPHVLVWSAVLASCAVPVLFPPVHLTSKRYDGQHTPYMSNTKWVDGSMRSDFPQEKMARLYNINYTIASQVNPHIVPFMQSDTKRFRRDVLNWPERIIRRQGKAIALEVMDLTRNYVGDIFPIRRALDHGYGILGQRYYGDVNIIAKYGLRHYSYMLQNPRPKLFQILQQEGERATWPKITSIETHARIGKTIEHCLTSLRKQEEKQQNEFYYVDL is encoded by the coding sequence ATGTCAAATCTGCTTTTAGGAAAAAGAAATACATACCAAACTTATCGAGTGGGTGTGTTGCAAGAGCGTTTAAGACATACAAGTAGTTATGAAGAGTGGAAAGATGTTGCTCTAAAATTAGACCAGGAAATGGGGGCTGAGGCATGGAAATATGACAATGAATCACCTTATTTCGATGCTGAAATTCTGTCTAGGCGACACAACCTGTTAAGAAAATATCGAACACAGCATCGTACATTAGATTTAATGTACGTGTTACGTGAAGGTTTATCTTATGATTTTGCTAATATCGGACATCCGATGTTGTTTGCTGAAACCTATATTGGCACAAAAAAAATTATCGAAAACTATGTGGAAGAAGTGAGTGAATGCTTCCGCTATTTATCATCAAGTGAATGTATAACGTTCCAGCTTAAAGAAAAAATCCAGTTTTTTGAAGAATGTCAAAAAGCCTATGGCCAACCTGCATTGATGCTGTCTGGTGGCGCGACATTGGGGCTATTCCATACGGGTGTTTGTAAAGCACTATTAGAGCGTGATTTGCTCCCTAAGGTTATTTCTGGTTCGAGTGCAGGGGCAATCATGACGGGAATGCTTGGTGTATCTTTACCAGACCAGATTCCAGAATTACTCACTGGGGAACATTTTTTTCATAAAGCATTTCGTTTTAGAAACATCATGGAACTGATTAAAGGGCGCGGTGGCATTGCCGATGTGATGTACTTAAAAAAATTCTTGGTACAAAACCTAGGCGATGTGACTTTTGCCGAAGCTTATCAGCGTTCAGGGTTACATATCAATATTGCCGTTGCTCCATATAATACTGCTCAAAATCCACGCATTTTAAATGCTTTAACAGCACCACATGTTTTAGTTTGGAGTGCTGTGCTTGCTTCATGTGCGGTTCCTGTCTTATTCCCACCAGTACATTTGACCAGTAAACGTTATGATGGACAACATACGCCGTATATGTCGAATACCAAGTGGGTAGATGGCAGTATGCGTAGCGATTTTCCTCAAGAGAAAATGGCAAGGCTGTATAATATTAATTACACCATTGCGAGTCAGGTAAATCCGCATATCGTACCGTTTATGCAGAGTGATACGAAACGGTTCCGTCGAGATGTATTAAATTGGCCAGAGCGGATTATCCGCCGTCAGGGCAAGGCCATCGCATTAGAAGTGATGGATCTGACCCGTAACTATGTAGGAGATATTTTCCCTATTCGTCGCGCCCTAGATCACGGTTATGGCATATTGGGACAGCGTTATTATGGCGATGTTAATATTATTGCCAAATACGGTTTAAGACATTATAGCTATATGCTACAAAATCCACGTCCGAAATTATTTCAGATCTTGCAGCAGGAAGGTGAGCGTGCGACCTGGCCTAAAATTACCTCAATAGAAACTCATGCACGGATTGGTAAAACGATTGAACATTGTTTAACATCACTGCGAAAGCAGGAAGAAAAGCAGCAAAATGAGTTCTATTACGTGGATCTTTGA
- a CDS encoding tRNA(His) guanylyltransferase Thg1 family protein → MRFEDLDTRLRQYETAYDFCIPAQNYIVVRLDGRGFTRLTKDIWQFEAPFDVRFRDLMVETTSHLLQCGFNIVYGYTQSDEISLLFHYNDESFNRKERKILSILASEASAKFSVMHGQIATFDARVCILPNSQLVDDYFRWRQEDAHRNALNAHCYWMLRKSGLLVSEATEQVKGLNRQEKHDLLFSQQINFNELPAWQKRGTGVYWKEVEKTGLNPKTGGITQTTRRQLVADFDLPLNEFYSEFIHQNFLKIFL, encoded by the coding sequence ATGCGTTTTGAAGATTTAGATACAAGGTTAAGACAATATGAAACGGCATATGATTTTTGTATTCCAGCTCAAAATTATATTGTTGTTCGTTTGGATGGACGTGGTTTTACCCGTTTAACCAAAGATATTTGGCAATTTGAAGCACCATTTGATGTACGTTTTAGAGATTTAATGGTAGAAACCACAAGCCATTTATTACAGTGTGGTTTTAATATTGTCTACGGTTATACTCAAAGTGATGAGATTTCACTTTTATTTCATTACAACGATGAAAGTTTTAATCGCAAAGAACGTAAAATCCTTTCGATATTAGCAAGTGAAGCTAGCGCAAAATTTTCAGTTATGCATGGTCAAATTGCTACTTTTGATGCTCGAGTTTGTATTTTACCCAATTCGCAATTAGTAGATGATTATTTCCGTTGGCGACAAGAGGATGCTCATCGGAACGCATTAAATGCTCACTGTTATTGGATGCTAAGAAAATCAGGTCTTTTAGTAAGCGAAGCGACTGAACAAGTTAAAGGGCTAAATCGGCAAGAAAAGCATGATTTACTCTTCTCACAGCAAATTAATTTTAATGAACTTCCTGCGTGGCAAAAACGAGGCACAGGAGTTTATTGGAAAGAAGTTGAAAAGACTGGTCTGAATCCGAAAACTGGTGGAATTACACAAACGACAAGAAGGCAGTTAGTTGCTGATTTTGATTTGCCTTTAAATGAATTCTATAGTGAATTTATACATCAAAATTTTTTGAAAATATTTTTATGA
- a CDS encoding protein kinase domain-containing protein, with product MSSITWIFDSNIQLDELKLRTKSQSYAYGRRLYTFQIGADAYWLKFHLANTNQTLYAAFQHELSFYQSFSKNKISFLIDHQIIDFEQQGTVLRDLGEGNGLVLWDSVPFFTDLSTFKTLETIKQMIQQALNSLGELHQMGWIHGDLKVEHFRLYKNTCRLIDFEQSLQLHHQTHNLNATPHYMAPELFHGKNKSVQSDLYALGIILYEWLTQMKLRANSYHDWAVLHCQQLQLQVPKQLEPFLPLLKGLTQKHSEQRLCSVLDAQVLLNDINLLQK from the coding sequence ATGAGTTCTATTACGTGGATCTTTGATTCAAATATCCAACTGGATGAATTAAAGCTCCGCACCAAAAGCCAAAGTTATGCTTATGGGCGACGACTATATACTTTTCAAATAGGCGCGGACGCTTATTGGCTTAAATTCCATCTGGCAAATACCAATCAGACGTTATACGCCGCTTTTCAACATGAGCTGAGTTTTTATCAATCTTTCTCGAAGAATAAAATTTCTTTTCTTATAGATCATCAAATTATTGACTTTGAACAGCAAGGGACAGTTCTTCGTGATTTAGGCGAGGGGAATGGTTTGGTCTTGTGGGATTCAGTCCCTTTTTTTACTGATTTGAGCACTTTCAAAACACTTGAAACGATTAAACAAATGATCCAGCAAGCTTTAAATTCACTCGGTGAATTACATCAAATGGGATGGATTCATGGGGATCTCAAGGTTGAACATTTTCGATTATATAAAAATACATGTAGATTGATTGATTTCGAGCAAAGTCTGCAATTGCATCATCAAACTCATAATTTGAATGCAACACCGCACTATATGGCACCTGAGCTATTTCATGGCAAAAATAAATCAGTGCAGAGTGATTTATATGCTTTGGGAATTATTCTATATGAATGGTTGACTCAGATGAAACTGAGAGCAAATAGCTATCACGATTGGGCCGTATTACACTGTCAGCAGCTGCAACTTCAAGTTCCGAAACAATTGGAGCCATTTTTGCCATTATTAAAAGGTTTGACTCAAAAACATTCTGAGCAACGTTTATGTTCTGTTCTAGATGCACAAGTCTTGTTAAATGATATTAATCTGCTGCAAAAATAA
- a CDS encoding AAA family ATPase has protein sequence MELIIFIGCQASGKSTFFKQYFSDTHIRLNLDMLKTRHREKILFQACLDAKQKFVVDNTNPSKLDRKNYIQQAKNAHFKVIAYYFESCLDDALLRNEQREGKAKIPRVGVISTFKQLETPEFDEGFDEIYQVSIDKKYHFNIRLIEQ, from the coding sequence ATGGAGCTCATCATCTTTATCGGTTGTCAGGCTTCAGGTAAATCAACTTTTTTTAAGCAATACTTTTCAGATACACATATCCGTTTAAACTTGGATATGTTGAAAACAAGACATCGTGAGAAAATATTGTTTCAAGCATGTTTAGATGCCAAACAAAAGTTTGTTGTTGATAATACTAATCCGAGTAAACTAGATCGAAAAAACTATATTCAGCAAGCAAAAAATGCCCATTTTAAAGTGATTGCTTACTATTTTGAAAGTTGTTTAGATGATGCTCTTTTACGGAATGAACAGCGTGAAGGCAAAGCAAAAATTCCCCGAGTTGGTGTGATTTCTACTTTTAAACAATTAGAAACACCAGAATTTGATGAAGGGTTTGATGAAATTTATCAAGTTTCAATTGATAAGAAATATCACTTTAATATTCGTTTGATTGAGCAATGA
- a CDS encoding TetR/AcrR family transcriptional regulator — translation MSKSANKILNTAERLFYENSFVGVGVDLIRDESGCSKTTMYTYFKNKNHLVKSVLQARDEKFRQSLLNYVADTKGREALNKLIEWHLLWFQEDNFKGCLFVRAVAESHSGDHDIIVVSQQHKRWIRDLIAQYLDGSIHAEICIETIYTLIEGLISRFLVEGYDVKVAEDIKHAIDQIMDAFSHESR, via the coding sequence ATGTCAAAATCAGCGAATAAAATTTTGAATACCGCAGAACGATTATTTTATGAAAATAGTTTTGTTGGTGTCGGTGTTGACTTAATTCGAGATGAATCAGGTTGTTCAAAAACAACGATGTACACTTATTTTAAGAATAAAAATCATTTGGTGAAATCTGTGTTGCAAGCAAGAGACGAAAAGTTCCGACAGAGTTTGCTCAATTATGTGGCTGATACCAAAGGTAGAGAAGCACTGAATAAGTTAATTGAATGGCATTTGCTATGGTTTCAAGAGGATAATTTTAAAGGATGTTTATTTGTTCGGGCAGTGGCTGAGTCGCATTCAGGTGATCACGACATTATTGTAGTTTCTCAGCAACATAAACGATGGATCAGAGATTTGATTGCACAATATCTTGATGGCTCGATCCATGCTGAAATATGCATTGAAACGATCTATACCTTGATCGAGGGTTTAATTAGTCGTTTTTTGGTGGAAGGATATGATGTAAAAGTTGCTGAAGATATCAAACATGCAATCGATCAAATTATGGATGCATTTTCTCATGAAAGCCGATGA
- a CDS encoding TetR/AcrR family transcriptional regulator, protein MSTKSAKQKILETASVLFYNDGINNTGINSIIEKASVAKMSLYNNFKTKSELVTYYIEARHQEWLDLYEKRKATIQSPIEGILAVFDAYQDHAEFAYENGFRGCGLLNAAAEFPAHSPERLAVKRHKDEVESIVAQHLSQFIADDEKVKQLSLLLSFLLEGSIVLAGLESSSTKVFAARQMAQTLLEQEISN, encoded by the coding sequence ATGAGCACAAAATCTGCAAAACAAAAAATCTTAGAAACAGCCTCTGTATTGTTTTATAACGATGGGATTAACAATACAGGGATCAATAGCATTATTGAAAAAGCTAGCGTCGCCAAGATGTCGCTGTATAACAATTTCAAAACCAAATCCGAACTGGTGACTTACTATATCGAAGCTCGTCATCAGGAATGGTTAGATTTATACGAAAAAAGAAAAGCAACAATCCAATCACCTATCGAAGGCATTCTCGCTGTTTTTGATGCCTATCAAGATCATGCTGAATTTGCTTACGAAAATGGTTTTCGTGGTTGTGGACTACTCAATGCCGCAGCAGAATTTCCTGCTCACAGTCCAGAACGTTTAGCTGTGAAAAGACATAAAGATGAAGTTGAAAGTATCGTGGCACAGCATCTAAGCCAATTTATTGCCGATGATGAAAAAGTCAAACAGCTTTCTCTTTTACTTTCTTTTCTTTTAGAAGGCTCTATCGTCCTCGCCGGTTTGGAAAGTTCAAGCACAAAAGTCTTTGCTGCTAGACAAATGGCTCAAACCTTATTAGAACAAGAGATTTCAAATTGA
- a CDS encoding DUF6670 family protein, giving the protein MKKQLPPTSLTSKILGKSLLLAQGTLDQAKKYSTIPFSKPEIIVPRTNEKFYTWTHYGIFFPLLPEPHRYLNIMILLGTPGALAFDHDDITLGDPRNTATFFSSTAALDKHLLKAYIISDETKILENGTQIELGEEVSITGTLPHIHLQGDYYGLHFEFDLDVTDQVSWFIKTPIYDHFSLLAKFKGQLEYRGETTVAEGLCTYEYARAAGAHGIIKKLLPEAYKLPLDFFTYQIINLNETTQLLLTKADILGKPAAYSLHVRHTDRPAEIYTHVEFRVISHQVDDYVSPSGKKMRLPQLFSWMVKDTADQKILEIYAEIDSPFRYGHGIGYASAYTFTGEYLSQPVQGRGYIEYIDVEDQKLFSE; this is encoded by the coding sequence ATGAAAAAACAACTGCCACCCACTTCCCTGACCAGTAAAATCTTGGGCAAAAGCTTGTTGCTCGCGCAAGGTACCTTGGATCAAGCTAAAAAATACTCAACGATTCCATTTTCTAAACCAGAAATTATTGTTCCAAGAACCAATGAGAAGTTTTATACGTGGACACATTATGGCATCTTCTTTCCACTCCTGCCTGAACCACACCGTTATTTGAATATTATGATTTTGTTGGGAACACCCGGTGCACTGGCTTTTGACCATGATGACATCACTTTAGGTGACCCAAGAAACACGGCAACGTTTTTTTCAAGTACAGCGGCATTAGATAAGCATCTCTTAAAAGCCTATATCATTTCAGATGAAACCAAGATTCTAGAAAATGGCACTCAGATTGAATTGGGTGAAGAAGTTTCGATTACAGGGACTTTACCTCATATTCATCTTCAAGGTGATTATTATGGTCTACATTTTGAATTTGATTTAGATGTCACTGATCAAGTCTCATGGTTTATCAAGACTCCTATTTATGATCATTTTAGCCTGTTGGCTAAATTCAAGGGTCAACTTGAATATCGAGGTGAAACGACTGTAGCAGAAGGTTTATGTACCTATGAATATGCACGTGCAGCTGGCGCACATGGTATTATTAAAAAACTATTGCCTGAGGCGTATAAGCTACCGCTTGATTTCTTTACCTATCAAATTATCAACCTAAATGAGACAACACAATTGTTGTTAACCAAAGCGGATATTTTAGGAAAGCCTGCTGCTTATTCTCTACATGTTAGACACACTGATCGACCAGCAGAAATCTATACCCATGTTGAATTTAGGGTCATCTCTCATCAAGTCGATGACTATGTTTCACCTAGTGGTAAGAAAATGCGTTTACCCCAGTTATTCTCATGGATGGTAAAAGACACAGCAGATCAAAAAATCTTAGAAATCTATGCTGAAATTGATAGTCCATTTCGTTATGGGCATGGCATTGGCTATGCTAGTGCCTACACTTTCACAGGTGAATATTTGAGTCAACCCGTTCAAGGACGTGGCTATATCGAATATATCGATGTAGAAGATCAAAAGCTGTTTAGTGAATAA
- a CDS encoding DMT family transporter translates to MKSSTFNLSSHYGFIAVLVASILWGTTGTAASYAPNLSPLAIGAIAMGGGGLLQALLAHRNILGHLPQIRSYLPLLLVGVISVAIYPLAFYSSMRMAGITIGTVISIGSAPLFTALLEKFFDKKSLSKQWFISFIFGVIGVFLLSIGESHSHGSTQNISTDQKTIGIILGLIAALTYSLYSWAAKKMIDRGVDSKASMGLIFGFGALILLPTLFFTGSNLFDEPINLYVVGYMMLIPMFLGYLLFGYALKTISASTATTLTLFEPLVAALFAVLLVGERLALIGWIGMILIFLCLAVLSKAHQPNSN, encoded by the coding sequence TTGAAAAGCTCAACATTCAACTTAAGTTCACATTATGGATTTATCGCAGTTCTAGTTGCTTCAATTCTATGGGGAACAACAGGCACGGCTGCATCTTATGCACCTAATCTAAGTCCTTTGGCAATTGGGGCGATTGCAATGGGTGGTGGTGGCCTATTACAAGCCTTACTGGCACATAGAAATATTCTCGGTCATTTACCCCAGATCCGTAGCTATTTACCCCTACTGTTAGTTGGCGTAATTTCTGTCGCTATTTATCCATTGGCTTTCTATTCGTCGATGCGTATGGCAGGGATTACTATTGGCACAGTCATTTCAATTGGTTCAGCACCTTTATTTACAGCACTCCTGGAAAAGTTCTTTGACAAAAAATCACTATCAAAGCAATGGTTTATCAGCTTCATTTTTGGTGTTATCGGTGTATTTCTTTTGTCGATTGGTGAATCACATTCTCATGGATCAACACAAAATATCTCCACAGATCAGAAAACGATTGGGATTATTCTTGGACTGATTGCAGCACTTACCTATTCTTTATATTCATGGGCTGCCAAGAAAATGATTGATCGTGGTGTCGACTCTAAAGCCTCCATGGGCTTAATATTTGGGTTTGGCGCTTTAATTTTGTTGCCTACATTATTTTTTACTGGGTCTAATCTATTTGATGAACCGATTAACCTCTATGTTGTCGGTTATATGATGCTTATTCCAATGTTTCTCGGTTATCTGTTATTTGGTTATGCTTTAAAAACAATTTCTGCCAGCACCGCAACCACGCTTACTTTATTTGAGCCACTTGTTGCAGCACTGTTTGCAGTATTGCTGGTCGGTGAGCGATTAGCACTGATTGGTTGGATAGGTATGATTTTGATTTTTTTGTGTTTAGCCGTACTTTCCAAAGCACATCAACCCAACTCCAATTAA
- a CDS encoding ATP-binding protein has product MAILNLPDSILQSLSSVLTQLQQVLPAPKQPTDFSAIAFRWENQQLVAVQQPKKMYLEDLKGIERQKDKIIQNTLQFLNGFPANDILLTGSRGTGKSSIVRALLTEYSAQGLRLIEIERDDLSDLPKIQKLIEHRPEKFIVYCDDLAFNAEDENYRSLKSVLDGSLQSGSSNFIIYATSNRRHLLPEFMHENTPVRKVDVPQYTELHPQEAIEEKISLSDRFGMWLSFYPMDQQLYLEIVEHYITKAGLEYNHTVRGESLKWCQARGQRSGRAAYQFSKHWIGSQNLEKLSNKTNQ; this is encoded by the coding sequence ATGGCGATCCTCAATTTACCTGATTCTATTCTCCAATCATTATCGAGTGTTTTAACACAGCTTCAACAAGTTCTCCCTGCACCAAAACAACCCACCGATTTTTCTGCAATTGCCTTTCGATGGGAAAATCAACAATTGGTTGCCGTACAACAACCTAAAAAAATGTATTTAGAAGATCTCAAAGGAATTGAGCGCCAAAAAGATAAAATCATTCAAAATACGCTACAGTTTTTAAATGGTTTTCCTGCAAATGATATTTTACTGACAGGTTCGCGTGGTACAGGTAAGTCCTCAATTGTTCGAGCCTTACTGACAGAATACTCAGCACAAGGTTTGCGCTTGATTGAAATCGAACGTGATGATTTATCTGATCTGCCTAAGATTCAAAAACTGATTGAGCATCGTCCTGAGAAGTTTATCGTCTATTGTGATGATTTGGCATTTAACGCAGAAGATGAAAATTATCGTAGCTTAAAAAGTGTTTTAGATGGCTCACTACAGTCAGGGTCAAGCAATTTTATTATTTATGCCACCAGTAACCGTCGTCACTTATTGCCCGAATTTATGCATGAAAATACCCCGGTGCGTAAAGTTGATGTACCCCAATATACAGAGTTGCATCCACAAGAAGCCATTGAAGAAAAAATCTCACTTTCTGACCGTTTCGGCATGTGGCTATCATTCTATCCAATGGATCAGCAACTGTACTTAGAAATTGTTGAGCATTACATTACTAAAGCAGGTTTGGAATATAATCATACCGTACGTGGTGAAAGTTTAAAATGGTGCCAAGCACGTGGCCAACGCTCTGGGCGTGCAGCCTATCAGTTCTCAAAGCATTGGATCGGTTCACAGAATCTAGAAAAATTGTCCAACAAAACCAATCAATAA